The DNA window GGGACCGGAGAAACCAGCGGATCCGGTGGCGGGCCCGCCGCTCTGGTCCTCCCCCGGGCCGGGGCCCGACCGCCGGTGCGAGCCCGTGCGGCCGAGGCGTGGAAGACGGCGGGTGGGCGCCAGCAGTACATCCCGGTCCGGTTCGTCCCCGCCCCGACCGGGGCCGCCGCACGGCCGGGCCGCGGGACGGTCGGCCCCACTCGCTGGGTGGCGCCGACCCACCGCCTGGGCTCCGGCTCGCACCTGGTGGCCTCGCTGCCCGCCGCCCAGGCCCTGGCCGTCGTCGAGGCCGGCACGCCCGCCGTCAGCGTTGGCGACGAGGTCCGGCTCATCGCCCTGTCCCGCCCTGCCGGGCCGGACGACGGCGAGCTGCCGCCGCCGCTCGCCGAACCCTGACTGCCACGCCCGACCCGCCCTCGTCTTAACCACCGTTCTGCCCCGACCGCCGTCTGGAGATCCCATGACCGACCCCCCGCAGATCCGCCTGACCCATCTCGATGAGGCGGGCGCCGCCCGCATGGTGGACGTGACCGCGAAGACCCCGACGGTACGCACCGCCACCGCCACCGCCTTCGTCTCCTGCTCGCCGCCGATCGTCGCGGCGCTGCGGGACGGGGCCGTCCCCAAGGGCGATGTCCTGGCCGTCGCCCGGGTGGCGGGGATCGCGGCCGCCAAGAAGGTGCCCGACCTGCTTCCGCTGGCGCATGTCATCGGGGTGCACGGGTGCGGCGTGGACCTGGCGGTGGAGGACGGCGGGGTGCGCATCTGCGCGACGGTGCGCACCGCCGACCGCACAGGTGTGGAGATGGAGGCGCTGACCGCGGCGACGGTGGCGGGCCTGGCCGTCGTGGACATGGTCAAGGGCGTGGACCGGGGCGTCGCCCTGAGCGAGGCGATGGTGACGGCGAAGTCCGGCGGGCGCTCGGGCGATTGGGTACGCCCGGGGACGTCATCGGGGCCGCGGACGCCGCCGGGGCCGGGATCATCGTCGGGGCCGCGGACGCCGCCGGGGCCGGGATCATCGTCGGGGCCGGAGATGCCGCCAGCACCCGCGAGCGCCCCCGGGGCCTGAACCGTGGACGGCCCCGACGGCGCTGGTGAACCCGGCCCCCTCGACGTCCTCGTGCTGGCCGGCGGGACCGGGCAGCGCCTGGGCGGGGCGTCCAAGCCCGACGTCGTCGTCCGGGGCGCGCGCCTGCTCGACCACGTCCTGAACGGGGTGGCGGCGGTGCGGGGCGAGGCGGGCGAGGGCCGGACCGTCGTCGTCGCCCCCGCGGGGGTCGAGGTGCCCGACGGCGTGCTCCGGGCCCTGGAGGATCCGCCGCTCGGCGGGCCGGTGGCGGGGATCGCCGCGGGGCTGGCGCGCCTGGCGGCCGAGCCCGGGGGGCCGGCGCCGCGCACGGCGGTGCTGACCTGCGACGCCCCCGAGTCCTGGCGGGCCCTGCCGGTTCTCGTCCGCGCGCTGGGAGCCGCGCCGGACAGGTGCGCGGGCGTATGCGCGCTCGACGGCGATTACGCGCAGTACCTGCTCGGCGTCTACCGCACGGCGCCGCTGCGCGGGGCCGTCGCCCCCGGCGGCGCGCCGCTGCGGGACGTGTCGGTCAGGTGGGCGCTCGGGCGGCTGGGGGTGCGGGCGGTCGGGCTCGGCGGTCTGGCCGCGGCGGCCCGCGACCTGGACACCTGGGACGAGGTGCGCGCCTGGGAGAGGAGTGGGTGGCGGAGGTGGGAGCGTGAGTCGGCCCGCTGACCCACCGCCCCTTCGCCGAAACCGGCGGAAACGACACGCGAAACCGGCGGAAAGTGCACATCCTGTGGATAACTCGGGCCTCCCCGACCGGCCCCGGATGCCACGCGCGCCCCACAGGGCTCTCGGAGCTCCCGAGGCTCTCGGGCGTACGGTCCTACCCGACCCCTGATCGGCGGGAAAGCCGGAAGGTTATTCTGGAGGTGTCTGCATGGTGCCGGTGGGGCTCCTGTGGCGACTCGGGGCGGGGGCGTGTCCAAATCTGCCACAAAGGCGCCCCGCGGCGAGATCGGCCGCGAATGAAACCGCGGAATATCAACGATTCTCTTCGTGCGCTCCGGCTCGATCGGGGCCTTTGTGACAGATTTGGACAATCCGCCGCCGCGGGCCAGCCGGGGAGGGCGTCCGCGGGTCGGGCGGCGGGCCCGACGCCCGCCGGGACGCCCCGTCCACCGCGAACGCGTAGGTTTTTAGTCGAACGCGCACCTCCCACCTGCGCGTTCGACTAAAAACCTACGCGTTCGCGGGATCCCACGGTCACGGGACCGACCCGTCGCGCCGGATTATCCACAGGATGTGCACTTTCCGCCGGTCTCGCGCGTCGTTTCCGCCGGTTTCGGCGAAGGATGCGGGGTCAGTGGTCGCCGCCGCCGAGCTGCTCCAGCACGTGGGGGACGAGCGGGCCGATGACGGCGACGGCGTCCTTGACGCCGCCGCGCGAACCGGGGGCGTTGACGACGAGGGCTCCGGTCGCCTCGCGCGAAGTGACGCCGACCAGCCCGCGCGACAGACCGGACAGCGGCGTCTTGGTCAGCCCGTAGGCGCGGATCTGCGCCTCGATCCCCTCCAGGCGGGCGGTCAGAAGCGGCGCCGTGCCCTCGGGGGTGAGGTCGCGCGGGGTGACGCCGGTGCCGCCGGTGGTGAGCACGACGCGGGCCCCGGAGGCGACGGCCTCCGCAATGGCGGCGCGGACGGGCTCGACGCCGTCGGGCACGACGACGACGCCCTCGACGATGACGTCGTGGGCGCGCAGGAGCTCGACGGCCAACGGTCCGGAGGCGTCCTCGCGCTCGCCTGCGGCGCAGCGGTCGGAGACGGTGATGACGGCGCCCTTGACGGGCGCGGGCAGGGGATGAAGGCCCTTCTGGACAATGGCGGCGGGCTGCGAGCCGGGCTGCGGCGGCCGGGACGCAGGCGACTGGGGCGGGGACTGCGACTGGGGCTGACTCATGGGGCCACGGTAACGGGGCCCGACCGCACGGCGCCCCGTTCCACCGTCGGTTGGCCCCAGCCCGGGGCGTCGGCGGTGCGGAAAAAGGTGGCTGGCGCATACCTTTCAGGTGCGCGGCGGCTCCTGCGCATCTGAAGAATGGCGTCATTGCGCCATTTCGGGACGGGAGGGGCGCAGGGCGGGAGGTGAAAGATACGCGCCGGCCACCTTTTTGAGCCAGCCGAGCCCCCCATCGCCGGCCCGCCCGCACCCACGGCGGGACGGAAGGGACAGAAGGGGCGAACGAGACGGGCGTGACGACGGCTTCGCGCGCGACGGCACCGGCGGGCGCACCCGCGACCGCGCCGGAGAACCCCTGCCGGAATCGCCGCCGCACCAAGCGACTCACCCCGCCCCGCCGCGAGGCGATCCGCCTCATATAGATCACGCGCACTTTGCTATAACCGGGAAGAACCGTGAAAAATCGTGCCCGGATTTCCCCGCGTCGCCGCGGCAACGCACCGACCATGGCGCACGCCACGCGCCGCGAGCCATCCTTGTCCCAGGCGTTGAAGGGGCCGAACCTCGCGGGCCCCCGAGACGGTCCGGTCGATACCCCCCGAGGCGGTCCGGTCAATGCGGCCCGGAGGCACCGCCTTCTCTCACCGACAGGAGCAGCAGTGAGTCAGTCCGACACCAGCGGCCTCGACACCAGCGGCAGGGTTCTGACCGGCTGGAACCCCGAGGAGCCGGAGAACTGGTCCTCGAAGATCGCCTGGACCACTCTGACGATCACGACGTACTCGATGATCCTGGCCTTCTGCGTCTGGTTCCTCCCGAGCGCGATCGCCCCCAAGCTCAATGAGATCGGCTTCCACCTCTCCGCCGGTCAGCTCTACTGGCTCGCCGCCATGCCCGGCCTGTCCTGCGGGC is part of the Actinomyces sp. oral taxon 414 genome and encodes:
- the mobA gene encoding molybdenum cofactor guanylyltransferase; translation: MDGPDGAGEPGPLDVLVLAGGTGQRLGGASKPDVVVRGARLLDHVLNGVAAVRGEAGEGRTVVVAPAGVEVPDGVLRALEDPPLGGPVAGIAAGLARLAAEPGGPAPRTAVLTCDAPESWRALPVLVRALGAAPDRCAGVCALDGDYAQYLLGVYRTAPLRGAVAPGGAPLRDVSVRWALGRLGVRAVGLGGLAAAARDLDTWDEVRAWERSGWRRWERESAR
- a CDS encoding MogA/MoaB family molybdenum cofactor biosynthesis protein, which gives rise to MSQPQSQSPPQSPASRPPQPGSQPAAIVQKGLHPLPAPVKGAVITVSDRCAAGEREDASGPLAVELLRAHDVIVEGVVVVPDGVEPVRAAIAEAVASGARVVLTTGGTGVTPRDLTPEGTAPLLTARLEGIEAQIRAYGLTKTPLSGLSRGLVGVTSREATGALVVNAPGSRGGVKDAVAVIGPLVPHVLEQLGGGDH